Proteins from a single region of Flavobacterium sp. K5-23:
- a CDS encoding YicC/YloC family endoribonuclease, whose translation MIQSMTGFGKATLQLPTKKITVEVKSLNSKGLDLNVRMPSLYREMELGLRNRIALALERGKVDFSIFIESTADQTTTKVNVPIVKAYINQLREVYSNADETELMKMAVRMPDALKTEREEIDVDEWLKIQTVIDESIINILNFRKDEGMSLEREFQLRIGNIRQYMTEALALDPERVQAIKDRLQTAISELKVNVDENRFEQELIYYLEKLDITEEKVRLTNHLDYFLETIEGTEANGRKLGFITQEMGREINTMGSKSNHAQMQKLVVQMKDELEKIKEQVLNVL comes from the coding sequence ATGATACAATCAATGACTGGTTTTGGTAAAGCAACTTTGCAACTTCCAACCAAAAAAATAACAGTAGAGGTAAAATCCCTAAACAGTAAAGGTTTAGATTTAAACGTGAGAATGCCTTCACTTTACCGCGAAATGGAATTGGGTTTACGCAATCGCATTGCATTAGCACTGGAAAGAGGTAAGGTAGATTTTTCTATTTTTATCGAAAGTACCGCTGACCAAACCACAACGAAAGTCAATGTCCCTATCGTGAAAGCCTACATCAATCAATTGAGGGAAGTGTATTCTAATGCTGATGAAACGGAATTAATGAAGATGGCAGTAAGAATGCCTGACGCTTTAAAAACGGAGCGTGAAGAAATTGATGTTGATGAATGGTTGAAAATTCAAACAGTTATCGACGAAAGCATCATTAATATTTTAAATTTTCGAAAAGACGAAGGAATGTCTTTAGAGAGAGAATTTCAACTGCGTATAGGAAACATTCGTCAATATATGACGGAAGCTTTGGCTCTAGATCCAGAACGTGTTCAAGCCATAAAAGACCGTTTACAAACTGCCATTTCAGAACTGAAAGTGAATGTGGACGAAAATCGTTTTGAACAAGAATTGATTTACTACCTAGAAAAATTAGACATCACCGAAGAAAAAGTACGTCTAACCAATCATTTGGATTATTTCCTTGAAACTATAGAAGGAACAGAGGCCAATGGTAGAAAATTAGGTTTCATTACTCAAGAAATGGGACGTGAAATCAACACTATGGGTTCAAAATCGAATCACGCACAAATGCAGAAATTAGTCGTTCAAATGAAAGACGAATTGGAAAAAATCAAAGAGCAGGTTTTAAACGTGTTGTAA
- the gdhA gene encoding NADP-specific glutamate dehydrogenase has protein sequence MSQSITTFIEAVAKRNPNEPEFMQAVVEVAETVIPFIEKNKKYQNKMLLERMVESDRIIMFRVAWIDDKGETQVNRGYRIQMNSAIGPYKGGLRFHPSVNLSILKFLAFEQTFKNSLTTLPMGGGKGGADFDPKGKSDNEVMRFCQSFMTELSKHIGANTDVPAGDIGVGGREVGFLFGQYKRLRNEFTGVLTGKGISFGGSLIRPEATGYGAVYFAQSMLATKGDSFTGKTVVVSGSGNVAQYATEKATQLGGKVVTLSDSAGYIYDADGIDAEKLAHVMVIKNELRGRISDYVTKYPNAKYVAGARPWEVKGDIALPCATQNELNDDEAKALVANGCICVAEGANMPTTPEAVTVFQEAKILFAPGKASNAGGVATSGLEMSQNSLRLNWTAEEVDEKLKGIMLAIHSSCVEYGADSTGYVDYVKGANIAGFVKVADAMLAQGVV, from the coding sequence ATGTCACAAAGTATTACTACTTTTATAGAAGCGGTTGCTAAAAGAAACCCAAATGAACCAGAATTCATGCAAGCTGTTGTTGAAGTTGCTGAAACTGTAATTCCATTTATCGAAAAAAATAAAAAATACCAGAACAAAATGCTTTTGGAAAGAATGGTCGAGTCAGATCGAATCATTATGTTTAGAGTAGCTTGGATTGACGATAAAGGAGAAACTCAAGTGAACAGAGGATACCGTATTCAGATGAATTCTGCTATCGGACCTTACAAAGGTGGTCTTCGTTTTCACCCTTCTGTAAACTTAAGCATCTTGAAATTTTTGGCTTTCGAACAAACTTTCAAAAATAGCTTGACTACATTGCCAATGGGTGGTGGAAAAGGTGGAGCAGATTTTGATCCTAAAGGAAAATCAGATAATGAAGTAATGCGTTTTTGTCAAAGCTTCATGACAGAATTGTCTAAACATATTGGCGCTAATACTGACGTTCCTGCTGGAGATATCGGTGTTGGAGGAAGAGAAGTTGGATTTTTATTCGGTCAATACAAAAGATTAAGAAACGAATTTACTGGTGTTTTAACTGGAAAAGGAATTTCTTTTGGAGGTTCGTTAATCAGACCAGAAGCTACAGGATACGGTGCAGTTTATTTTGCACAAAGTATGCTAGCTACTAAAGGAGATAGCTTTACAGGAAAAACAGTTGTTGTTTCAGGTTCTGGAAACGTAGCTCAATATGCTACTGAAAAAGCGACTCAATTAGGTGGTAAAGTTGTTACTCTTTCTGATTCTGCTGGTTATATCTACGATGCAGATGGAATCGATGCTGAGAAATTAGCTCACGTAATGGTTATCAAAAATGAATTAAGAGGAAGAATTAGTGACTACGTTACTAAATACCCTAATGCTAAATATGTTGCCGGAGCACGTCCATGGGAAGTGAAAGGAGATATCGCATTGCCTTGTGCAACTCAAAACGAATTGAATGATGACGAAGCGAAAGCTTTAGTTGCTAACGGTTGTATTTGTGTGGCTGAAGGAGCTAATATGCCAACTACACCAGAAGCAGTTACAGTTTTCCAAGAAGCAAAAATATTATTTGCTCCAGGAAAAGCGTCTAATGCAGGTGGAGTTGCTACTTCAGGTTTAGAAATGTCTCAAAACTCTTTAAGACTAAACTGGACTGCTGAAGAAGTTGATGAAAAATTAAAAGGAATTATGCTTGCTATTCACTCTTCATGTGTTGAGTACGGTGCTGATTCTACAGGTTATGTTGACTATGTAAAAGGTGCTAACATCGCTGGATTTGTAAAAGTAGCTGATGCTATGCTAGCTCAAGGGGTAGTATAA
- the gmk gene encoding guanylate kinase, with translation MNKGKLIVFSAPSGSGKTTIVRHLLSKEDLNLEFSISAASREPRGEEINGTDYYFISTEEFKKHIKNEDFLEWEEVYRDNFYGTLKSEIERIWALGKNVIFDIDVAGGLRIKHKFPEETLAVFVKPPSIDELKIRLKKRSTESDDKINMRIAKASVELATAPQFDTIIKNYDLDTAKEEAYQLVKNFVK, from the coding sequence ATGAACAAAGGAAAATTAATCGTATTCTCGGCGCCATCAGGGTCGGGGAAAACAACTATAGTTAGACATTTATTAAGTAAAGAAGATTTAAATCTGGAATTTTCCATTTCGGCTGCTTCTCGAGAACCAAGAGGAGAAGAAATCAACGGAACAGATTATTATTTCATCTCTACTGAAGAATTCAAGAAACACATCAAAAACGAGGACTTTCTGGAATGGGAGGAAGTGTACAGAGATAATTTCTATGGAACTTTAAAAAGCGAAATAGAACGCATCTGGGCATTAGGAAAAAACGTTATTTTTGATATTGATGTGGCCGGAGGTTTGAGAATCAAGCATAAATTTCCTGAGGAAACATTAGCTGTTTTTGTAAAGCCGCCAAGCATCGACGAATTAAAAATTCGATTGAAAAAAAGATCTACTGAAAGCGATGACAAAATCAATATGCGTATCGCAAAAGCATCTGTAGAACTGGCAACAGCACCACAATTTGACACTATTATCAAAAACTATGATTTAGATACTGCTAAAGAAGAGGCGTATCAATTGGTAAAGAATTTTGTAAAATAA
- a CDS encoding LysR family transcriptional regulator — protein sequence MVNLEWYRTFKSVYKNGNFSVAAKELFISQPAVSQQISMLEAHVGYKLFNRKSKGVEPTEYAKLLNNLIIEALDRLENVENGFRAKAFNANRLISVGISKHLFSSIGSALISKFDYIDFSFQENQMLFELVDSKKLNFAIVTQKYDTFDTIQKKIGEIKQVIVGSVNIDTTELKATIKSKDFSATEHWLNEQKWYSHDAGIPHIKLFWLHVFNKKRPSMIPNFIIPSEYEMLEVLSKNTGVVVTWNCNAKEFIESKKLKLLWNSKQMPSTEVYLLSAKNDNLNTAFQEIEEELKKVLS from the coding sequence ATGGTTAATCTCGAATGGTACAGAACGTTTAAATCTGTTTATAAAAACGGTAATTTTTCCGTTGCAGCAAAGGAGCTTTTTATAAGTCAACCCGCTGTAAGTCAGCAAATATCTATGCTTGAGGCGCACGTAGGCTATAAATTATTCAATAGGAAGTCCAAGGGGGTGGAACCAACGGAGTACGCTAAGTTACTCAATAATTTAATCATTGAGGCTCTAGACCGACTTGAAAATGTAGAGAACGGTTTTCGTGCCAAGGCGTTCAATGCAAATCGATTGATTTCGGTTGGGATTTCCAAGCATTTGTTTAGCAGTATTGGAAGTGCATTGATATCCAAATTTGATTATATCGATTTTAGTTTTCAGGAGAACCAAATGCTTTTTGAATTGGTTGACTCTAAAAAACTCAATTTTGCAATTGTAACCCAGAAATATGACACCTTTGATACTATCCAAAAAAAAATTGGGGAGATCAAACAAGTCATTGTTGGTTCAGTCAATATCGATACAACCGAATTAAAAGCCACAATCAAATCAAAGGATTTTAGCGCAACCGAGCATTGGTTAAACGAACAAAAATGGTACAGTCACGATGCCGGAATTCCGCATATCAAATTATTCTGGCTGCACGTTTTTAATAAAAAAAGACCGTCGATGATTCCAAATTTCATAATTCCGTCAGAGTATGAGATGTTAGAAGTGCTTTCGAAAAATACGGGAGTTGTCGTGACTTGGAATTGCAATGCAAAAGAGTTTATTGAAAGCAAAAAACTGAAACTATTATGGAATAGCAAACAAATGCCTAGCACGGAAGTGTATTTGTTGTCGGCGAAAAACGATAATCTAAACACCGCTTTTCAGGAGATTGAAGAGGAATTGAAAAAGGTGTTGAGCTGA
- a CDS encoding arsenate reductase family protein produces the protein MNKIYYLASCDTCRKIIKTLPKDNDLVFHDIKQNPITEEELEEMHQLSGSYEALFSKKAQLYKSMDLKNKSLTEADYKKYILEHYTFLSRPVFIIDNAVYIGNTQQNMLQVMKALGNV, from the coding sequence ATGAACAAAATATATTATCTCGCTTCTTGCGATACGTGTCGAAAAATCATCAAAACTTTACCAAAAGACAATGATTTGGTTTTTCACGACATCAAACAAAATCCAATTACGGAAGAAGAATTAGAAGAAATGCACCAACTTTCAGGGAGCTACGAAGCGCTTTTCAGCAAAAAAGCACAGTTGTATAAATCTATGGATTTAAAGAACAAATCCCTGACTGAAGCCGATTATAAAAAATACATATTGGAACATTATACATTCCTAAGCAGACCTGTTTTCATCATTGACAATGCCGTTTACATTGGCAATACACAACAAAATATGCTTCAGGTAATGAAAGCTCTTGGGAATGTATAA
- a CDS encoding DMT family transporter: MYKRSIALFGATLVSIIYGVTFTIAKDVMPKYIDAYGFILLRVSGSMLLFWISWLFMPKEKIETKDFPRIIAAAFFGVAFNMLTFFKGLSLTSPISASVIMVTTPMIVLVLSAIIIKERMRKRMVSGIILGLIGTAFLILYGKSIGSATNAALGNSLVLVNALSYGFYLIIVKKLMDKYNAFTFVKWIYLIGFLMVLPFGWSQFEMVDWTIVPTVIYWKIGFVVIFSTFITYLLNLLTMRELSPTTVAVFIYLQPVFATVFAIGLGKDDLSIVKVVSAILIFAGVYLVTQKTSPNPSEGGK; the protein is encoded by the coding sequence ATGTATAAAAGGAGTATTGCACTTTTTGGGGCCACTCTGGTTTCTATAATTTACGGAGTCACTTTTACTATTGCAAAAGATGTAATGCCTAAGTATATTGATGCTTATGGCTTTATTTTATTGCGTGTAAGTGGGTCAATGCTTTTGTTTTGGATCTCTTGGTTATTTATGCCAAAGGAAAAAATAGAAACAAAAGATTTTCCTAGAATTATTGCCGCCGCTTTCTTTGGAGTCGCTTTTAATATGCTTACGTTTTTCAAAGGATTAAGTCTTACTTCACCTATTTCAGCATCAGTGATTATGGTGACGACACCTATGATTGTACTGGTGCTATCAGCAATAATAATCAAGGAACGAATGCGGAAACGCATGGTTTCGGGCATTATTCTGGGATTAATAGGAACGGCATTTCTTATTCTTTATGGTAAATCAATAGGCAGTGCCACTAACGCAGCATTAGGGAATTCCCTGGTATTAGTCAACGCTTTGTCTTATGGTTTTTACTTGATTATCGTTAAGAAATTGATGGATAAATACAATGCTTTTACGTTTGTGAAATGGATTTACTTGATAGGATTCTTGATGGTATTGCCTTTTGGCTGGAGCCAATTTGAAATGGTAGACTGGACTATAGTTCCTACGGTAATTTACTGGAAAATAGGTTTTGTGGTGATTTTTTCAACTTTCATTACCTATTTATTAAACTTGCTTACCATGAGAGAATTGAGTCCTACAACTGTCGCTGTTTTCATTTATTTACAACCTGTATTCGCGACTGTTTTTGCCATTGGTTTAGGAAAAGACGACCTGAGTATAGTGAAAGTTGTTTCGGCAATTTTGATTTTCGCAGGGGTTTATCTTGTTACCCAGAAAACCTCCCCTAACCCTTCCGAAGGTGGGAAATAA
- the nadD gene encoding nicotinate (nicotinamide) nucleotide adenylyltransferase — translation MKIGLYFGTFNPIHIGHLIIANHMAENSDLDQIWMVVTPHNPHKKKSSLLDDHHRLQMVHLATEEFPKIKPSDIEFKLSQPNYTVNTLVHLEEKFPENEFSLIMGEDNLKSLHKWKNYEIILQNHNLYVYPRLEIKNQSGEKNQAESDNFDLKKHPKVHLIDAPVVEISSTFIRNNIKEGKNIQPLLSDKVWKYIDHNNFYKK, via the coding sequence ATGAAAATAGGATTGTATTTCGGAACGTTTAACCCTATCCATATTGGGCATCTCATTATTGCCAATCATATGGCGGAAAATTCTGATTTGGACCAAATATGGATGGTCGTTACACCACACAATCCTCATAAAAAGAAGAGCAGCCTTTTAGACGACCATCACCGTTTGCAGATGGTGCATCTGGCCACAGAGGAATTTCCAAAAATCAAACCTTCGGATATTGAATTCAAGTTGTCACAGCCTAATTATACGGTAAACACCTTAGTTCATCTGGAAGAAAAATTTCCTGAAAACGAATTTTCATTGATTATGGGTGAGGACAATTTAAAGTCTTTGCACAAATGGAAAAACTATGAAATCATTCTTCAAAATCACAACCTATATGTCTACCCTAGACTAGAAATAAAAAACCAATCTGGTGAAAAAAACCAAGCAGAATCAGACAATTTCGATTTGAAAAAACATCCGAAAGTACATTTAATAGATGCTCCGGTTGTTGAAATTTCATCCACTTTTATTCGAAATAACATCAAAGAAGGGAAAAATATCCAACCCCTTTTATCCGATAAAGTTTGGAAATATATCGACCATAATAATTTCTACAAGAAATAA
- a CDS encoding glutamate dehydrogenase gives MLKPIILVLFVLFGFTQSSNAQYGFSHEIGVIAGPVAFQSDYGQRYHFKTNAGNTGYGIGIIHYLNFSYEAECNCYTPETYFNDHFKLRSELSYNKTELEHFGEWVKPERTSLGADQLRAMKGSTAVTNIGMQLEYFPLSIRRFTATIGSFGPFISLGGQFSYYNPEARSSLGPLGTPLTTFPKYLTPTDNQPYGFTNESGTTWSIVSSVGTRFKLSPLRDLMVDLRFQYYFSNWVEGLNPNPAIYKENKANDWLVWFNVGYIYYLQ, from the coding sequence ATGCTCAAACCTATAATCCTTGTTTTATTTGTTTTATTTGGCTTTACACAAAGTTCAAATGCACAATATGGCTTTTCCCATGAAATAGGAGTTATAGCTGGACCTGTAGCCTTTCAATCCGACTATGGCCAACGTTATCATTTTAAAACTAATGCTGGAAATACAGGTTATGGTATTGGAATAATTCATTATTTAAATTTTTCTTACGAAGCAGAGTGTAACTGTTATACTCCTGAAACCTATTTTAATGACCACTTTAAACTTAGAAGCGAACTTTCATACAATAAAACCGAATTAGAGCATTTTGGAGAATGGGTAAAGCCAGAGAGAACTTCTCTTGGAGCAGACCAGTTACGAGCAATGAAAGGAAGTACAGCTGTTACTAATATAGGTATGCAACTGGAATATTTCCCCTTAAGCATTAGACGTTTTACGGCAACCATAGGTAGTTTCGGGCCATTTATAAGCCTTGGAGGTCAATTTAGTTATTACAATCCAGAAGCACGCTCTTCCCTTGGACCTTTAGGAACTCCATTGACTACTTTCCCAAAATACTTAACTCCTACTGACAATCAACCATACGGTTTTACAAACGAAAGTGGCACAACCTGGTCTATAGTCTCAAGTGTGGGAACACGATTTAAATTAAGTCCGTTACGTGATTTAATGGTTGATTTAAGATTTCAATATTATTTTTCCAACTGGGTGGAAGGTTTAAATCCTAATCCTGCTATTTACAAAGAAAACAAAGCCAATGACTGGCTGGTATGGTTTAATGTAGGATATATCTATTACTTACAATAG
- a CDS encoding cystathionine gamma-synthase → MKFNTKAIHGGQHHDPSTGAVMPPVFQTSTFAQTSPGKPIGDYVYSRSANPTRTALENALASLENGVKGLAFSSGLAATDCLLRSFKAGDEIIAMDDLYGGTYRMFTKIYKDSGIKFHYVDMNDMEKFQSLINENTKLVWLETPTNPLMKLADIEAIALITIPKKILLAVDNTFATPYLQNPLDLGADVVMHSATKYLAGHSDVIAGALIIKDKVLAEQLYFQQFATGATLGPMDSFLVLRGIKTLHLRMQRHCENGLKVVEFLRNHPKIKTVYFPGLSGHPFHTIAKKQMRGFGGMVSFNFVSGEKQDSIEFLEKLKIFTLAESLGGVESLANHPALMTHASIPEDIRREIGITDDLVRLSVGIEDADDLIEDLKQALA, encoded by the coding sequence ATGAAATTCAATACTAAAGCAATACACGGCGGGCAGCATCACGATCCAAGTACTGGAGCAGTTATGCCTCCCGTTTTTCAAACTTCTACTTTTGCCCAAACAAGTCCTGGGAAGCCTATAGGTGATTACGTATATAGCCGTTCAGCAAATCCTACCAGAACAGCATTAGAAAATGCATTGGCAAGTTTAGAGAACGGAGTGAAAGGATTAGCTTTTTCATCAGGATTAGCGGCTACAGACTGTTTGTTGCGCTCTTTTAAAGCAGGTGATGAAATCATTGCAATGGACGATTTGTATGGTGGAACCTATAGAATGTTTACTAAAATATATAAAGATTCAGGGATTAAATTCCATTATGTAGATATGAACGATATGGAGAAATTCCAGTCACTGATAAACGAAAACACGAAGCTGGTTTGGTTAGAAACGCCAACAAACCCTTTGATGAAATTAGCCGATATTGAAGCAATTGCTTTAATCACTATTCCAAAGAAAATTCTTCTTGCTGTAGATAATACTTTTGCAACGCCTTATTTACAAAACCCATTAGATTTAGGGGCAGACGTAGTGATGCATTCAGCAACTAAATACCTAGCAGGACACTCGGATGTTATTGCGGGAGCTTTAATTATAAAGGACAAGGTATTAGCAGAGCAATTGTATTTTCAGCAATTTGCAACTGGAGCAACCCTTGGACCAATGGACAGTTTTCTTGTGTTGAGAGGCATTAAAACACTTCATTTAAGAATGCAAAGGCATTGTGAAAACGGATTGAAAGTGGTGGAATTTCTAAGGAACCATCCAAAAATAAAAACGGTTTATTTTCCAGGATTGTCAGGTCATCCTTTTCATACTATTGCCAAAAAGCAGATGAGAGGTTTTGGAGGAATGGTTTCGTTTAATTTCGTTTCAGGAGAAAAACAAGATTCAATTGAATTTCTTGAAAAATTAAAAATATTTACCTTGGCGGAATCATTGGGAGGTGTGGAATCTTTGGCAAATCACCCGGCTTTGATGACGCACGCCTCTATTCCAGAGGACATAAGAAGAGAAATTGGAATTACGGATGACTTGGTTCGATTGAGCGTAGGAATTGAAGATGCCGATGATTTAATTGAAGACCTAAAACAAGCATTAGCATAA
- a CDS encoding DUF3298 and DUF4163 domain-containing protein encodes MKNYIFLVCLLFLMAGCKKELVFENQSFDKKTSLPCQENCPQITLEIPVAKGIQIVADSINNTIFSVVKNIVYFGEKPYTVTDYDGLTSSFIHSYEKMKKDFPEDSFGWEAKINGSIKYQSEMILNIEINYYSFTGGAHGYQGLKSLLFDPNTGKSISNNLIFKEPLAFKAFAEKKFRAKYNIPENQNINATGMQFEDDTFQIAQNIFYTDKGLLLLYNPYEAASYADGPLELFFPYNEVNTYLLLK; translated from the coding sequence ATGAAAAATTATATTTTTTTAGTATGCTTACTTTTTTTAATGGCAGGATGCAAGAAAGAACTAGTTTTTGAAAATCAGTCATTTGATAAAAAAACAAGTTTGCCATGTCAGGAAAACTGTCCTCAAATAACATTAGAAATTCCCGTTGCTAAAGGCATCCAAATTGTAGCTGACAGCATCAACAACACGATATTTTCGGTAGTGAAAAATATCGTTTATTTTGGCGAAAAACCATATACCGTAACTGATTATGACGGACTGACTTCCTCATTCATTCATTCCTATGAAAAAATGAAGAAAGACTTTCCGGAAGACTCTTTTGGTTGGGAGGCCAAAATTAATGGCTCCATAAAATACCAGTCTGAAATGATTTTAAATATCGAAATCAATTATTACTCATTCACTGGAGGCGCTCACGGATACCAAGGTTTGAAATCTTTGCTCTTTGATCCCAATACAGGTAAATCCATTTCGAACAATCTTATTTTTAAAGAACCACTTGCTTTTAAGGCTTTCGCCGAAAAGAAATTCAGAGCAAAATACAACATTCCTGAAAACCAAAACATCAATGCAACAGGAATGCAGTTTGAAGATGATACCTTTCAAATTGCACAAAATATTTTCTATACAGACAAAGGTCTGCTTTTACTTTACAATCCGTACGAAGCCGCATCTTATGCAGATGGACCCCTAGAGTTATTTTTTCCTTATAATGAAGTGAATACTTATTTGCTTTTAAAATAA
- a CDS encoding DinB family protein: MKRIFEITRSNRDTLTQFLNGYSLEQLNKIPEGYSNNLIWNIGHTVVVQQMLVYKLSGLPMMIPDEMVSKYKKGSKPEQDFSQEEVDEIRSFLHETINKSEMDFENQAFNNYIEFTVMTGYTIKNATDALHFNNYHEAVHLGIMMGIRKFI, translated from the coding sequence ATGAAGCGAATTTTTGAGATTACAAGAAGCAATAGAGATACTTTAACTCAATTTTTAAATGGTTATTCATTAGAACAACTCAATAAAATTCCTGAAGGATACAGCAATAATTTAATCTGGAACATAGGTCATACCGTGGTAGTTCAGCAAATGCTGGTTTATAAATTATCAGGATTACCTATGATGATCCCTGACGAAATGGTCAGTAAATATAAAAAAGGAAGTAAACCTGAGCAAGATTTCAGTCAGGAAGAAGTAGATGAAATACGCTCATTTCTTCATGAAACGATAAATAAATCTGAAATGGATTTTGAAAATCAGGCATTCAATAATTACATTGAATTCACTGTTATGACTGGTTATACCATTAAAAACGCAACCGATGCTTTACATTTCAACAATTACCACGAAGCAGTACATTTAGGGATAATGATGGGTATCAGGAAATTTATTTAG
- a CDS encoding type 1 glutamine amidotransferase domain-containing protein — MKKVALLALIVLTVGCFTATAQKINKNKMKKVLFVLTSHDKLGDTGEKTGFWTEEFAAPYYELADKGILIDIATPLGGQPPIDPKSEDPSSATEDTKRFDKDTELLAKLKNTHKLADVKEADYDAVFYPGGHGPLWDLATDKNSSELIASFYSNNKPVAFVCHSPAVLKNVKVNGEYLVKGKKVTGFSNTEEEAVGLTKVVPFLLEDALKANGATYSKGADWNPYAVEDGLLITGQNPASSKLVAEKLLQQLNAKK; from the coding sequence ATGAAAAAAGTAGCATTATTAGCATTAATCGTATTAACAGTAGGTTGTTTTACAGCAACTGCACAAAAAATAAACAAAAACAAGATGAAAAAAGTATTATTCGTTCTTACTAGTCATGATAAACTAGGAGACACAGGAGAAAAAACAGGATTTTGGACAGAAGAATTTGCAGCACCTTATTATGAGTTAGCAGACAAAGGAATTCTAATTGATATTGCAACACCACTAGGAGGACAACCACCTATTGACCCAAAAAGTGAAGATCCATCATCAGCAACAGAAGACACCAAACGTTTTGACAAAGACACTGAATTATTGGCAAAATTAAAAAACACACACAAACTAGCCGATGTAAAAGAGGCTGATTATGATGCGGTTTTTTACCCTGGAGGTCACGGTCCATTATGGGATTTAGCAACCGATAAAAATTCATCCGAATTAATAGCTTCTTTTTATTCGAATAATAAACCCGTAGCTTTTGTATGTCATTCGCCAGCAGTATTGAAGAATGTAAAAGTAAATGGAGAATATTTAGTTAAAGGTAAAAAAGTAACTGGTTTTTCAAATACCGAGGAAGAAGCAGTAGGATTAACTAAAGTCGTTCCGTTTTTATTAGAAGATGCATTAAAAGCAAATGGTGCAACTTATTCTAAAGGTGCAGACTGGAATCCATACGCTGTTGAAGATGGTTTATTGATTACAGGTCAAAATCCAGCATCATCAAAACTTGTTGCAGAAAAGTTATTACAACAATTAAACGCAAAAAAATAA